A single Sphingomonas kaistensis DNA region contains:
- a CDS encoding amidohydrolase, with amino-acid sequence MKQALIGVSLAALALAGCATTGGGDKDDGERIRIAADPFPSTYQRYGGAPVVITGVTILDGEGGRINNGQVALADGKIQAVGQTVAAPAGAQVIDGTGKYVTPGIIDVHSHLGDYPSPGVESHEDGNEATGPSRPEVWAEHSVWPQDPGFSRALANGGVTALQILPGSANLFGGRSVTLKNVPARTVQGMKFPGAPYGLKMACGENPKRVYGDKGGPATRMGNIAVTRQTWIEAKAYKRKWDAYEADGGEAPEQDLAMDTLKGVLDGKILVHNHCYRADEMAQMIDLSKEAGYKINTFHHAVESYKIADILAREGICSAMWADWYGFKMEAYDAIRENIPFVDRAGACAIVHSDDANGIQRLNQEAAKAMAAGRRAGINITEEYAWRWLGMNPAKALGIFDQTGSLKAGKNADVVLWNGNPFSTYTRPERVWIDGALMYDANNPRMRPVSDFELGQPGEGDVK; translated from the coding sequence ATGAAGCAGGCGCTGATCGGGGTATCACTGGCGGCGCTTGCGCTTGCCGGCTGTGCCACCACGGGTGGTGGCGACAAGGACGACGGGGAGAGGATCCGGATCGCTGCCGATCCCTTCCCGTCGACCTACCAGCGCTATGGAGGAGCGCCGGTGGTGATCACCGGCGTCACCATTCTCGATGGCGAGGGCGGGCGGATCAACAATGGGCAGGTCGCTCTTGCCGACGGCAAGATCCAGGCGGTCGGCCAAACCGTCGCGGCTCCCGCCGGCGCGCAGGTCATCGATGGCACGGGCAAATATGTGACGCCCGGCATCATCGATGTGCACAGCCACCTGGGCGATTATCCTTCGCCGGGTGTCGAATCGCACGAAGACGGCAACGAGGCGACCGGGCCGTCGCGTCCCGAAGTCTGGGCCGAGCATAGCGTCTGGCCGCAGGACCCGGGCTTCAGCCGCGCGCTTGCCAATGGCGGGGTCACCGCGCTGCAGATCCTGCCGGGATCGGCCAACCTGTTCGGCGGGCGTTCGGTAACACTCAAGAATGTGCCCGCGCGGACGGTGCAGGGGATGAAGTTCCCGGGCGCGCCCTATGGCCTCAAGATGGCCTGCGGCGAGAACCCCAAGCGGGTGTACGGCGACAAGGGTGGTCCGGCGACGCGGATGGGCAATATCGCCGTCACCCGTCAGACCTGGATCGAAGCCAAGGCCTACAAGCGCAAATGGGACGCCTACGAGGCCGACGGCGGCGAGGCACCTGAGCAGGATCTGGCGATGGACACGCTGAAAGGCGTGCTCGACGGCAAGATCCTGGTCCACAACCATTGCTACCGCGCGGACGAAATGGCGCAGATGATCGATCTGTCCAAGGAAGCGGGCTACAAGATCAACACCTTCCACCACGCGGTGGAAAGCTACAAGATCGCCGACATCCTCGCCCGCGAAGGCATTTGTTCGGCGATGTGGGCGGACTGGTACGGCTTCAAGATGGAAGCCTATGATGCGATCCGCGAAAACATCCCGTTCGTCGACCGCGCCGGGGCCTGCGCCATCGTCCATTCGGACGACGCCAACGGCATTCAGCGGCTTAACCAGGAGGCCGCCAAGGCAATGGCCGCAGGCCGCCGCGCCGGGATCAACATCACCGAGGAATATGCCTGGCGCTGGCTGGGGATGAACCCGGCAAAAGCGCTCGGCATCTTCGACCAGACAGGCAGCCTCAAGGCGGGCAAGAATGCCGATGTGGTGCTGTGGAACGGCAATCCGTTCAGCACCTATACCCGTCCCGAGCGCGTGTGGATCGACGGGGCGCTGATGTATGACGCCAATAATCCGCGGATGCGGCCGGTGAGCGATTTCGAGCTTGGCCAGCCAGGCGAAGGGGACGTGAAATGA
- a CDS encoding peptide MFS transporter, translated as MKPMELWQEGDWITAIAVVLLIIFLAIGGKVAVQKEPEFAGHPKGLYMLFFAEMWERFSYYGMRALLIFYLTKHWLFSDGKATLIYGAYTSLVYITPVLGGYLADRYLGQRKAVLFGGLLLAAGHSLMAVEGVGGQSDPTINVFWAALAFIIVGSGFLKANISVMVGQLYKLTDVRRDGAYTVFYMGINVGAAIGTILVGYLGETIGWGYGFGLAGIGMLAGLVVFVLGKKALNGAGEAPRPLGKNAEFTIYGVGFLAVAVCWALVQYQDVIQGLLIVSGVALLGYVLYESFKLPKEPRERMFAILFLISLNPLFWGLFEQAGGSMSLFTDQFVDRGGVPASIFQSINPIFIMIMAPIFAGLWVALGRRNAEPSAPAKFGLALAQMGLANLVLVWGAEAWGIAVMTPVILVFAYYFFATTAELCLSPVGLSAMNRLAPKFLASLIMGAWFYMTAVGNFVAGKIGEATGGHDGDITKQGLLDVYQLFGWISIGAGVAVLLVSPVVKKWMHLDTLGREDELAGRAEMGGDRGQDAGMYPQDETAPNAPRQA; from the coding sequence ATGAAGCCTATGGAACTCTGGCAGGAAGGTGACTGGATCACCGCCATCGCCGTCGTCCTTTTGATCATCTTCCTGGCGATCGGCGGCAAGGTCGCCGTCCAGAAGGAGCCAGAGTTCGCAGGCCATCCCAAGGGCCTGTACATGCTGTTCTTCGCCGAAATGTGGGAGCGCTTCTCCTACTACGGCATGCGCGCGCTGCTGATCTTCTACCTGACCAAGCACTGGCTGTTCAGCGACGGCAAGGCGACGCTGATCTACGGCGCCTACACCAGCCTCGTGTACATCACCCCGGTGCTCGGCGGCTATCTTGCCGACCGTTATCTTGGTCAGCGCAAGGCCGTGTTGTTCGGCGGCCTGCTGCTGGCGGCCGGACACAGCCTGATGGCGGTCGAAGGTGTCGGCGGACAGAGCGATCCCACGATCAACGTGTTCTGGGCAGCGCTTGCCTTCATCATCGTCGGCTCGGGTTTCCTGAAAGCCAACATCTCGGTGATGGTGGGCCAGCTCTACAAGCTGACCGACGTTCGCCGCGACGGCGCGTACACGGTGTTCTACATGGGCATCAACGTCGGCGCGGCGATCGGTACGATCCTCGTCGGCTATCTCGGCGAAACCATCGGTTGGGGCTACGGCTTCGGGCTTGCCGGTATCGGCATGCTCGCCGGCCTGGTCGTGTTCGTCCTCGGCAAGAAGGCGTTGAACGGCGCCGGCGAAGCGCCGCGGCCGCTCGGCAAGAATGCCGAATTCACGATCTACGGAGTCGGTTTCCTCGCCGTCGCGGTGTGCTGGGCGCTGGTCCAGTATCAGGACGTTATTCAGGGCCTGCTGATCGTGTCGGGCGTCGCGCTGCTCGGCTACGTTCTCTACGAAAGCTTCAAGCTGCCCAAGGAACCGCGCGAACGGATGTTCGCCATTCTGTTCCTGATCAGCCTCAATCCGCTGTTCTGGGGCTTGTTCGAACAGGCCGGCGGATCGATGAGCCTGTTCACCGATCAGTTCGTCGATCGCGGCGGCGTTCCGGCGTCGATCTTCCAGTCGATCAATCCCATCTTCATCATGATCATGGCGCCGATCTTTGCGGGCCTGTGGGTGGCGCTTGGCCGGCGCAATGCAGAGCCGTCGGCACCGGCCAAGTTCGGCCTGGCACTGGCGCAGATGGGTCTTGCGAATCTCGTCCTCGTATGGGGCGCCGAGGCGTGGGGCATCGCGGTCATGACCCCGGTCATCCTGGTGTTCGCTTATTATTTCTTCGCCACTACCGCCGAGCTTTGCCTGTCGCCGGTCGGCCTCAGCGCGATGAACCGGCTGGCGCCCAAGTTCCTTGCCAGCCTGATCATGGGCGCGTGGTTCTACATGACCGCGGTCGGCAACTTCGTCGCGGGCAAGATCGGCGAAGCGACTGGCGGCCATGATGGCGACATCACCAAGCAGGGCCTGCTCGACGTGTATCAGCTGTTCGGCTGGATCTCGATCGGCGCGGGTGTCGCCGTGCTACTGGTCTCGCCGGTGGTGAAGAAGTGGATGCACCTCGACACGCTTGGCCGCGAGGACGAGCTTGCGGGCCGCGCCGAAATGGGCGGCGACCGAGGGCAGGATGCCGGCATGTATCCGCAGGACGAGACCGCGCCGAACGCGCCGCGTCAGGCATAA
- a CDS encoding nitroreductase: MFNDLSSPLSYLASRRSGRAREMVGPGPDEAELGAIIALAARTPDHGKLAPWRFVVVGPDQRDEFAALLARALDANDPQAGAAHRLKADEFARHGEALVVLLSAPVIPHKIPMWEQELSVGAAAMNLLHAVHAHGFVGSWLTGWAAYDPLVRAAFCTGEQERIAGFFFIGSPGRELEERPRPVMTTVVRRWTPPL; the protein is encoded by the coding sequence ATGTTCAACGACCTCTCCAGCCCGCTCTCCTACCTCGCCAGCCGCCGCTCGGGCCGCGCTCGGGAGATGGTCGGTCCGGGCCCCGACGAGGCCGAACTCGGCGCCATCATCGCGCTCGCCGCGCGGACTCCCGACCACGGCAAGCTCGCGCCGTGGCGCTTCGTCGTGGTCGGCCCCGACCAGCGCGACGAATTTGCGGCCCTGCTCGCCCGCGCGCTCGACGCCAACGACCCCCAAGCCGGCGCCGCGCATCGTCTCAAGGCCGACGAGTTCGCCCGCCACGGCGAAGCCTTGGTAGTGCTGCTCTCCGCGCCCGTCATTCCTCACAAGATCCCGATGTGGGAACAGGAACTGTCGGTCGGCGCGGCAGCGATGAACCTGCTGCACGCGGTTCACGCGCACGGCTTCGTCGGCAGCTGGCTGACCGGCTGGGCGGCCTACGACCCGCTGGTGCGCGCCGCCTTCTGCACCGGCGAGCAGGAGCGCATCGCCGGCTTCTTCTTCATCGGCTCGCCTGGCCGCGAGCTCGAAGAAAGACCTCGTCCTGTCATGACAACCGTCGTCCGTCGCTGGACGCCGCCGCTCTAA
- a CDS encoding GntR family transcriptional regulator, whose product MTLSSRHESKPVYVRLRDIIAEAILSGQFADGDPLPSVRAFAAEQGANPLTVAKAYQGFQDEGLIVVRRGVGMFVADGARDRLSNSEREQFIAREWPAVRARMEQLGIDPAELLERS is encoded by the coding sequence ATGACGCTCAGCAGCCGCCACGAATCCAAGCCGGTCTATGTCCGGCTGCGCGACATCATCGCCGAAGCCATCCTGTCCGGTCAGTTCGCCGACGGCGATCCCCTCCCCTCCGTCCGTGCCTTCGCGGCCGAACAGGGCGCCAATCCGCTGACTGTTGCCAAGGCCTATCAGGGTTTTCAGGACGAAGGGCTGATCGTGGTCCGCCGTGGGGTCGGCATGTTCGTCGCCGACGGCGCCCGCGACCGCTTGTCGAACAGCGAGCGCGAACAATTCATCGCCCGCGAATGGCCCGCCGTCCGCGCCCGCATGGAGCAGCTCGGCATCGACCCCGCCGAACTGCTCGAGCGGAGCTGA
- a CDS encoding acyl-CoA dehydrogenase: MPLRCPVEEQRFVLEHVVGIHELTNDVDIVDALLEGAAQYAEGEVEPLNRIGDTVGAKWSPEGVAMPQGFHEAYRQFVEGGWGTISAPEEAGGQGLPLSLGAAVMEDLNAANLAFALCPMLTMGAIEAIGAHGSESQKRDYLPRIVSGEWPATMNLTEPQAGSDVGALRTKAVPNGDGSWVITGSKIYITYGEHDLADNIIHLVLARTPDAPAGTRGISLFLVPKVLPDGSCNDLRCASIEHKLGIHASPTCTMAFGDGGGATGWLIGPEHGGMRAMFTMMNNARLNVGLQGVGIAEAATQRAVAYALGRVQSARAGGVSKDAVAIEQHPDVRRMLLRMKALTMGARALAYYAFGQIDRGHRGDKAAAMRGDVLTPLVKAWGTDVGCEVASIGIQVHGGMGFVEETGAAQHLRDARIAPIYEGTNGIQAADLVGRKLGLDGGLAFDGLIADIRAEIEAPALVALADAVEMVATTLRAADHDDRLAGSYPFLTMCSVLTAGWLLERQARAASGDSPFHQTKRAAAGFFIAVVVPEALGLAAGAEAGAELLYSVDAEALA; the protein is encoded by the coding sequence ATGCCGCTTCGCTGCCCGGTCGAGGAACAGCGCTTCGTGCTTGAGCATGTGGTGGGGATCCACGAGCTCACCAACGATGTGGATATCGTCGACGCGCTGCTCGAAGGCGCGGCGCAATATGCGGAAGGGGAGGTCGAGCCGCTGAACCGCATCGGCGACACGGTCGGTGCCAAATGGTCGCCCGAGGGTGTCGCCATGCCGCAGGGCTTCCACGAGGCATATCGCCAGTTCGTCGAGGGCGGCTGGGGCACGATCAGCGCGCCGGAGGAAGCGGGCGGGCAGGGCCTGCCGCTCAGTCTCGGCGCGGCGGTGATGGAGGATCTGAATGCCGCCAATCTGGCGTTCGCTTTGTGCCCGATGCTGACCATGGGCGCGATCGAGGCGATTGGGGCGCACGGGTCGGAGAGCCAAAAGCGCGATTATCTGCCCAGGATCGTCAGCGGCGAATGGCCCGCGACGATGAATCTGACCGAGCCGCAGGCGGGGTCGGACGTCGGTGCGCTGCGGACCAAGGCTGTGCCGAACGGTGACGGCAGCTGGGTGATCACCGGGTCCAAGATCTACATCACTTATGGCGAGCATGATCTGGCCGACAACATCATCCACCTGGTGCTGGCGCGCACGCCCGATGCGCCGGCGGGGACGCGGGGGATCTCGCTGTTCCTGGTGCCCAAGGTATTGCCCGATGGCAGCTGCAACGATCTTCGCTGCGCGTCGATCGAGCATAAGCTCGGCATTCATGCCAGCCCGACCTGCACCATGGCGTTCGGCGACGGTGGCGGGGCGACCGGTTGGCTGATCGGGCCCGAGCATGGCGGCATGCGGGCGATGTTCACGATGATGAACAATGCGCGGCTGAATGTCGGTCTGCAGGGCGTCGGGATCGCCGAGGCCGCGACCCAGCGGGCGGTGGCCTATGCGCTGGGCCGGGTGCAGTCGGCGCGAGCCGGCGGGGTCAGCAAGGATGCGGTCGCGATCGAGCAGCATCCGGACGTCCGCCGCATGCTGCTGCGGATGAAGGCGCTGACCATGGGCGCGCGGGCGCTGGCTTATTACGCCTTCGGGCAGATCGACCGCGGGCATCGGGGCGACAAGGCGGCGGCGATGCGCGGCGACGTGCTGACCCCGCTGGTCAAGGCGTGGGGCACCGACGTCGGCTGTGAAGTGGCGAGCATCGGGATTCAGGTGCATGGTGGCATGGGCTTCGTCGAGGAAACCGGCGCGGCGCAGCACCTGCGCGATGCGCGGATCGCGCCGATCTACGAAGGCACCAACGGCATTCAGGCCGCTGATCTCGTCGGCCGCAAGCTGGGGCTCGACGGGGGGCTCGCGTTCGATGGGTTGATTGCCGACATCCGCGCCGAAATTGAAGCGCCGGCGCTGGTCGCGCTGGCCGATGCGGTGGAGATGGTCGCGACCACTCTGCGCGCGGCAGACCACGACGATCGCTTGGCAGGCAGCTATCCGTTTCTCACCATGTGTTCGGTGCTGACGGCGGGCTGGCTGCTCGAACGCCAGGCGCGGGCGGCGAGCGGGGATAGCCCGTTTCACCAGACCAAGCGCGCGGCGGCGGGGTTCTTTATCGCCGTGGTGGTGCCCGAAGCACTGGGCCTTGCGGCGGGCGCGGAAGCAGGCGCGGAGCTGCTCTATAGCGTGGACGCCGAAGCGCTGGCGTAA
- a CDS encoding L-threonylcarbamoyladenylate synthase: MPGKSTEIRPFGPDTIAAAAALIRDGQPVAVPTETVYGLAADATNAAAVARIYEAKGRPSFNPLIVHVLDLASAEHLGTFSADARALAEQHWPGPLTLVVPLAENSPIASLVTAGLPTVALRVPAHPAMRALLEASGRPLAAPSANASGRISPTRTAHVLASLNGRIPLVIDGGQTAHGLESTIVAMTGGPPRLLRPGPIDIASAVATVSDKVEAPGMLASHYAPAKPLRLNAIDAAPGEWLIGFGPVAGDVSLSPSGDLAEAAARLFDLLHDADANGAPAIAVAPIPDHGIGRAINDRLARAAAPRQ; the protein is encoded by the coding sequence ATGCCGGGCAAGAGCACCGAGATACGGCCCTTCGGCCCCGACACGATTGCCGCGGCCGCTGCGCTGATCCGCGACGGCCAACCGGTCGCGGTCCCGACCGAGACGGTTTACGGTCTCGCCGCCGACGCGACCAACGCAGCCGCCGTCGCCCGCATCTACGAAGCCAAGGGCCGGCCGAGCTTCAATCCGCTGATCGTCCACGTCCTCGATCTCGCGTCCGCCGAACACCTCGGCACCTTCAGCGCCGATGCCCGCGCGTTGGCCGAGCAGCATTGGCCCGGCCCGTTGACCCTGGTGGTGCCGCTTGCGGAGAATAGCCCGATCGCCAGCCTCGTCACCGCCGGCCTACCCACCGTCGCACTGCGTGTCCCCGCCCATCCCGCCATGCGCGCTTTGCTCGAGGCCAGCGGCCGCCCCCTCGCCGCACCCAGCGCCAATGCCAGCGGCCGGATCAGCCCAACCAGAACCGCCCACGTTCTCGCCTCGCTCAACGGCCGAATCCCTCTGGTGATCGACGGTGGGCAGACCGCGCACGGCCTCGAAAGCACCATCGTCGCCATGACCGGCGGCCCCCCGCGCCTGCTCCGCCCCGGCCCGATCGACATCGCTTCTGCCGTCGCCACGGTCAGTGACAAGGTCGAAGCGCCCGGCATGCTCGCCAGCCACTATGCCCCGGCCAAACCGCTTCGCCTGAACGCGATCGACGCCGCGCCAGGCGAATGGCTGATCGGCTTCGGCCCGGTCGCCGGCGACGTCAGCCTCAGCCCGTCAGGCGACCTCGCTGAAGCCGCCGCGCGCCTGTTCGATCTGCTTCACGACGCCGACGCGAACGGCGCCCCCGCCATCGCCGTCGCACCCATTCCCGATCATGGCATCGGCCGCGCGATCAACGACCGCCTAGCCCGCGCCGCCGCGCCGCGTCAGTAA
- a CDS encoding putative bifunctional diguanylate cyclase/phosphodiesterase, giving the protein MSASTRSAIRQAPSPWADGALLLDALPIPAAIIESHAGTLSISAHNSRFLDAVAISTAGNLDGLSAQCLTGEGLVSRFLASWFACPDLADCDLDMRDGSGVSARFYQLKLAPLPTEGGTRRALLSVVDRTAEVQAERSLRAEMLRDSLTGLPNRLAFTEVIEAAAREPTDKPGHAVLVVDMLRFSRINESMGGLAGDELLITFARRLISALRAGDSLARTGGNEFGIVVAVRGTDDALKAANRIQDAMNAPFRLSELEIKVDCAIGLALMQPEQDAEELFRNAQFAVKQAKASGRPEVYEPKEASLARRRFSIETELRRALERNQLSLNYQPLVDLKTGEVSGFEALARWKHPDRGEISPTEFIPVAEESGLILHLGRWAMDSAATTLAGWDAEAGQRLPFNVAVNLSAIQVARDDITAMVGGALRSSGLTGDRLTLELTESAIVQDPRRATRVFDALKALDARVAMDDFGTGYSSLAYLQRLPIDVLKIDRSFVSGMMIDPDSVSIVRAVLSLAEALGMSTTAEGVESRELATTLAALGCVSGQGFFFARPLAMADALPFWRSRLRSAERRAY; this is encoded by the coding sequence ATGTCGGCGTCGACCCGCAGCGCAATCAGGCAAGCGCCGTCCCCATGGGCGGACGGCGCCCTTTTGCTCGACGCCTTGCCGATCCCCGCCGCGATCATCGAAAGCCACGCCGGCACGCTCAGTATTTCGGCGCATAATAGCCGTTTCCTCGACGCGGTCGCGATCTCGACCGCGGGGAATCTCGACGGGTTGAGCGCTCAATGTCTGACGGGGGAAGGCCTCGTTTCGCGCTTTCTTGCGTCCTGGTTCGCTTGTCCCGACTTGGCCGATTGCGATCTCGACATGCGGGATGGATCGGGGGTCTCGGCGCGTTTCTATCAGTTGAAGCTCGCGCCGCTGCCGACCGAGGGTGGCACCCGCCGGGCCTTGCTGTCGGTGGTCGACCGGACCGCCGAGGTGCAGGCCGAGCGGTCGCTCCGCGCCGAAATGCTGCGCGACAGCCTGACGGGTCTGCCCAACCGGCTCGCCTTTACCGAGGTGATCGAAGCGGCGGCGCGAGAACCGACCGACAAGCCGGGTCATGCGGTGCTGGTGGTGGACATGCTCCGCTTCAGCCGGATCAACGAAAGCATGGGTGGGCTCGCTGGCGACGAACTGCTGATCACCTTTGCCCGCCGCCTGATTTCGGCGTTGCGGGCCGGTGACAGTCTGGCCCGGACGGGCGGCAACGAGTTCGGAATCGTGGTCGCGGTGCGCGGGACCGACGATGCGCTGAAGGCCGCGAACCGGATCCAGGACGCGATGAACGCGCCGTTCCGGTTGAGCGAACTGGAGATCAAGGTCGATTGCGCGATCGGCCTTGCGCTGATGCAGCCCGAGCAGGACGCCGAGGAGCTGTTCCGCAACGCCCAGTTCGCGGTCAAGCAGGCCAAGGCGAGCGGACGGCCCGAAGTCTACGAGCCCAAGGAAGCGAGCCTTGCCCGGCGTCGTTTCTCGATCGAAACCGAGCTTCGCCGCGCGCTCGAACGCAATCAGCTGAGCCTGAACTATCAGCCTTTGGTCGACCTCAAGACCGGAGAAGTGTCGGGTTTCGAAGCGCTGGCGCGCTGGAAGCATCCGGATCGCGGCGAGATTAGCCCGACCGAGTTCATTCCGGTCGCTGAGGAAAGCGGGCTGATCCTGCACCTTGGCCGCTGGGCGATGGACAGTGCGGCGACCACGCTCGCCGGGTGGGACGCGGAAGCGGGGCAGCGGCTGCCGTTCAATGTCGCGGTGAACCTGTCGGCGATCCAGGTCGCGCGCGACGACATCACCGCGATGGTCGGCGGGGCGCTGCGCTCAAGCGGGCTGACGGGCGACCGGCTGACGTTGGAATTGACCGAAAGTGCGATTGTCCAGGACCCACGCCGCGCGACGCGGGTGTTCGATGCGCTGAAGGCGCTCGACGCAAGAGTGGCGATGGACGATTTCGGCACCGGTTATTCGAGCCTCGCCTATCTTCAGCGGTTGCCGATCGACGTGCTGAAGATCGATCGCAGCTTCGTTTCGGGCATGATGATTGACCCCGACAGCGTCTCCATCGTGCGCGCGGTGCTGAGCCTTGCCGAAGCGCTTGGCATGTCGACCACGGCGGAGGGGGTCGAAAGCCGCGAACTGGCGACGACGCTGGCGGCGCTCGGCTGCGTGTCGGGGCAGGGGTTCTTCTTTGCCCGGCCGCTGGCGATGGCCGATGCGCTGCCCTTCTGGCGCAGCCGGCTGCGGTCGGCGGAGCGGCGCGCTTACTGA
- a CDS encoding methyltransferase, giving the protein MRRRHFLLAASAALVATAACTTALPGEAPGLTASEESALAAAVANPARSAANRARDQYRNPAATLAFFGVRPGQTVVEIFPGGGWYSEIVAPYVLNGGGTYYVAAPNERGLGGFKRLVEKDAALYGRARQVTFPVRDAAATGVPAGTADVVLTFRNVHNWAMGDQPYADLAFQQMYAMLKPGGVLGIEEHRLPETADSAREKSSGYLKVSTVRRLAEQAGFRYAGSSEINANPRDTADWPDGVWTLPPTLRLGDKDRAKYLAIGESDRMTLRFVKPR; this is encoded by the coding sequence ATGCGCCGCCGCCACTTCCTGCTCGCCGCCAGTGCCGCGCTTGTCGCCACCGCCGCCTGCACCACCGCGCTTCCGGGCGAAGCACCGGGCCTTACCGCTTCAGAAGAAAGCGCACTCGCCGCCGCGGTCGCCAATCCCGCCCGCAGCGCCGCCAATCGCGCCCGCGACCAATATCGCAACCCCGCCGCCACGCTTGCCTTTTTCGGCGTCCGCCCCGGACAGACCGTGGTCGAAATCTTTCCCGGCGGCGGCTGGTACAGCGAGATCGTCGCGCCCTACGTCCTGAACGGCGGCGGCACCTATTACGTCGCCGCTCCCAACGAGCGCGGCCTAGGCGGTTTCAAACGTCTCGTTGAAAAGGACGCCGCCCTTTACGGCCGCGCCCGCCAGGTCACCTTCCCGGTCCGCGACGCGGCGGCCACCGGTGTGCCCGCCGGCACCGCCGACGTCGTCCTCACCTTCCGCAACGTCCACAACTGGGCGATGGGCGACCAGCCCTACGCCGACCTCGCGTTTCAACAGATGTACGCGATGCTGAAGCCCGGCGGCGTGCTCGGCATCGAAGAGCATCGTCTCCCCGAGACGGCCGACAGCGCCCGCGAGAAATCGAGCGGCTACCTCAAGGTCTCGACCGTCCGCCGCCTCGCCGAACAAGCCGGCTTCCGCTACGCCGGATCGAGCGAGATCAACGCCAATCCCAGGGACACGGCCGATTGGCCCGACGGCGTCTGGACCCTCCCCCCGACGCTCCGCCTCGGCGACAAGGACCGCGCGAAATATCTCGCGATCGGCGAAAGCGACCGCATGACCCTGCGCTTCGTCAAGCCGCGCTAG